The Deltaproteobacteria bacterium genome has a window encoding:
- a CDS encoding cobalamin B12-binding domain-containing protein translates to MADEKVLRILVAKAGLDGHDRGAKIIARALRDAGFEVIYTGLHQTPDMIAEAAVQEDVDAIGLSILSGAHMTLFPAVINALKTRGAEDVAVFGGGIVPQDDIAPLKQAGVMEIFTPGVSTQAIVDWIRTNVHPREGVV, encoded by the coding sequence GTGGCAGACGAAAAGGTATTACGTATTTTGGTAGCAAAGGCCGGACTCGACGGCCATGATCGTGGCGCGAAGATTATCGCCCGTGCGTTGCGCGATGCAGGCTTTGAAGTGATTTACACTGGATTGCACCAAACTCCAGATATGATCGCTGAAGCGGCGGTGCAAGAAGACGTCGATGCAATCGGACTCAGCATTCTGTCTGGTGCGCATATGACGCTGTTTCCGGCGGTGATCAATGCACTCAAAACGCGTGGCGCTGAAGATGTCGCTGTGTTTGGTGGTGGCATCGTTCCGCAAGACGATATCGCACCCCTTAAGCAAGCGGGTGTGATGGAGATCTTCACACCGGGAGTGAGCACGCAGGCAATTGTCGATTGGATTCGCACCAATGTGCATCCACGCGAAGGGGTGGTCTGA